The following are encoded in a window of Rhodothermus bifroesti genomic DNA:
- a CDS encoding purine-nucleoside phosphorylase — MKQQAEFDRAVARLRQQLPAQPEVALILGSGLGTLAEAVEQAVVLPAAEIPGYPSSTVEGHAGRLVGGYLEGCPVVVVQGRVHCYEGYSPQAVAFPVRLVHALGAQRLIVTNAAGALNPHFRPGMLMFLVDHINAAFRSPLVGALQHFPPSFGRGSPDLSAPYDLGWIEAAEQVALQLRIPTCRGVYLWTLGPSYETKAEIRMYRRLGADAVGMSTVPEVIQACQLGMKVLGISTLTNMAAGMHRGPLTHEEVLAVGLQVRDRLEQLVRGIMRQLYAKNF, encoded by the coding sequence ATGAAGCAACAAGCCGAGTTTGATCGTGCCGTGGCGCGGTTGCGCCAGCAGCTTCCGGCGCAGCCTGAAGTAGCCTTGATTTTGGGATCAGGGTTAGGAACGCTTGCTGAAGCGGTTGAGCAGGCGGTTGTCTTACCTGCTGCAGAGATTCCCGGTTATCCTTCCTCTACGGTTGAAGGACATGCGGGACGCTTGGTGGGCGGTTACCTGGAGGGTTGCCCCGTAGTGGTCGTGCAGGGACGCGTGCATTGCTATGAAGGGTATAGTCCACAAGCGGTAGCTTTTCCAGTGCGCTTGGTGCATGCCCTGGGGGCCCAACGCCTAATCGTGACGAATGCGGCTGGTGCACTCAATCCTCATTTTCGTCCCGGCATGCTCATGTTTTTGGTCGACCATATCAATGCAGCTTTCCGCAGTCCGCTCGTCGGTGCGTTGCAGCATTTCCCTCCATCTTTTGGGCGAGGCAGTCCCGACTTAAGTGCACCTTATGATTTGGGCTGGATCGAGGCCGCCGAGCAGGTGGCATTGCAACTTCGCATTCCTACCTGCCGCGGGGTATATTTGTGGACGCTAGGACCTAGCTACGAAACAAAGGCCGAAATCCGTATGTACCGGCGTTTAGGCGCCGATGCTGTGGGCATGAGTACGGTGCCAGAAGTGATCCAAGCGTGCCAGCTTGGCATGAAAGTGCTGGGCATTTCCACGTTGACCAATATGGCTGCCGGCATGCACCGTGGACCGTTAACCCATGAAGAAGTGCTGGCGGTAGGACTTCAGGTGCGCGATCGCCTAGAGCAGCTTGTGCGCGGGATTATGCGGCAACTCTATGCAAAAAATTTTTAG